In the genome of Takifugu rubripes chromosome 18, fTakRub1.2, whole genome shotgun sequence, one region contains:
- the lrtm2a gene encoding leucine-rich repeat and transmembrane domain-containing protein 2 isoform X2 → MPPNIRPIDLPPTSSTTRYLARPVFLCGLCLLAVMLPVASSCPPPCLCYSDGLVDCGGRGLLTLPPLHLLPPGSHSLLLANNHLASLGPSAFANLSSLEGLGGLQSLDLSLNGLSSVPLGVLDELQSLRLLSLSGNRLRGLERAAFEPLANLQHLELGQNPWECDCNLRDFKHWMEWLLYRGGRVDAVECTLPKDLRGRDIRGVPVEMFNYCLQLEDENGGEGPRPGQGGAPPCSRALGPSGVPVSDKSNAGDDSSSNVGGGGGEAPADCVRARYRPVSVRRAIGTVVIAGVVCGIVCIMMVAAAAYGCIYASLMAKYQRELKKRQPLMGDGEADGEDREEKQISSVA, encoded by the exons ATGCCCCCCAACATCCGCCCCATCGACCTCCCCCCCACCAGCTCTACCACCCGCTACCTGGCAAGACCCG TCTTCCTCTGTGGCCTCTGCCTCCTGGCAGTGATGCTGCCCGTGGcgtcctcctgccctcctccctgtctctgctACTCAGATGGTTTGGTGGACTGCGGGGGCCGGGGTCTCCTGACCCTGCCTCCCCTTCACCTCCTGCCTCCGGGGAGTCACTCCCTCCTGCTAGCCAACAACCATCTTGCCTCGCTGGGACCCTCTGCCTTCGCCAACCTCTCGTCTCTGGAG GGATTAGGAGGTCTTCAGAGTCTCGATCTGTCCCTCAACGGCCTGTCGTCCGTTCCTCTGGGGGTCCTGGATGAGCTGCAGAGCCTCAG GCTGCTGTCCCTCTCGGGAAACAGGCTCCGCGGGCTGGAAAGGGCAGCGTTCGAGCCGCTCGCCAATCTCCAACACCTGGAACTGGGACAGAACCCCTGGGAATGTGACTGCAACCTGCGCGACTTCAAACACTGGATGGAGTGGCTGCTGTACAGAG GGGGGCGAGTGGACGCCGTGGAGTGCACGCTCCCGAAGGACCTGCGTGGGCGAGACATCCGAGGCGTCCCGGTGGAAATGTTCAATTACTGCCTCCAACTTGAAGATGAGAACGGAGGGGAGGGGCCGCGGCCCGGACAAGGAGGGGCGCCCCCCTGCAGCAGGGCCCTCGGCCCCAGCGGAGTGCCGGTTTCTGACAAGAGCAACGCGGGCGACGACTCCTCCTCCAACGTGGGCGGGGGAGGCGGCGAGGCGCCGGCGGATTGCGTCCGGGCCCGGTACAGACCCGTGAGCGTGCGCCGCGCCATCGGCACGGTGGTGATCGCCGGCGTGGTGTGCGGCATCGTCTGCATCATGATGGTCGCGGCTGCAGCTTACGGCTGCATCTACGCCTCGCTGATGGCCAAGTACCAGCGGGAGCTGAAGAAGAGGCAGCCGCTGATGGGGGACGGCGAGGCAGACGgcgaggacagggaggagaaaCAGATCTCATCTGTGGCTTAG
- the lrtm2a gene encoding leucine-rich repeat and transmembrane domain-containing protein 2 isoform X1, translating to MPPNIRPIDLPPTSSTTRYLARPVFLCGLCLLAVMLPVASSCPPPCLCYSDGLVDCGGRGLLTLPPLHLLPPGSHSLLLANNHLASLGPSAFANLSSLEELDLSNNYLDNLPAGLFRDMSNLTKLTLHNNSLTGMERELFQGLGGLQSLDLSLNGLSSVPLGVLDELQSLRLLSLSGNRLRGLERAAFEPLANLQHLELGQNPWECDCNLRDFKHWMEWLLYRGGRVDAVECTLPKDLRGRDIRGVPVEMFNYCLQLEDENGGEGPRPGQGGAPPCSRALGPSGVPVSDKSNAGDDSSSNVGGGGGEAPADCVRARYRPVSVRRAIGTVVIAGVVCGIVCIMMVAAAAYGCIYASLMAKYQRELKKRQPLMGDGEADGEDREEKQISSVA from the exons ATGCCCCCCAACATCCGCCCCATCGACCTCCCCCCCACCAGCTCTACCACCCGCTACCTGGCAAGACCCG TCTTCCTCTGTGGCCTCTGCCTCCTGGCAGTGATGCTGCCCGTGGcgtcctcctgccctcctccctgtctctgctACTCAGATGGTTTGGTGGACTGCGGGGGCCGGGGTCTCCTGACCCTGCCTCCCCTTCACCTCCTGCCTCCGGGGAGTCACTCCCTCCTGCTAGCCAACAACCATCTTGCCTCGCTGGGACCCTCTGCCTTCGCCAACCTCTCGTCTCTGGAG GAACTGGACCTCTCTAATAATTACCTGGACAATTTACCAGCTGGGTTATTCAGAGACATGTCCAACCTGACAAAACTGACCCTGCACAACAATTCGCTGACAGGAATGGAGAGGGAACTCTTCCAG GGATTAGGAGGTCTTCAGAGTCTCGATCTGTCCCTCAACGGCCTGTCGTCCGTTCCTCTGGGGGTCCTGGATGAGCTGCAGAGCCTCAG GCTGCTGTCCCTCTCGGGAAACAGGCTCCGCGGGCTGGAAAGGGCAGCGTTCGAGCCGCTCGCCAATCTCCAACACCTGGAACTGGGACAGAACCCCTGGGAATGTGACTGCAACCTGCGCGACTTCAAACACTGGATGGAGTGGCTGCTGTACAGAG GGGGGCGAGTGGACGCCGTGGAGTGCACGCTCCCGAAGGACCTGCGTGGGCGAGACATCCGAGGCGTCCCGGTGGAAATGTTCAATTACTGCCTCCAACTTGAAGATGAGAACGGAGGGGAGGGGCCGCGGCCCGGACAAGGAGGGGCGCCCCCCTGCAGCAGGGCCCTCGGCCCCAGCGGAGTGCCGGTTTCTGACAAGAGCAACGCGGGCGACGACTCCTCCTCCAACGTGGGCGGGGGAGGCGGCGAGGCGCCGGCGGATTGCGTCCGGGCCCGGTACAGACCCGTGAGCGTGCGCCGCGCCATCGGCACGGTGGTGATCGCCGGCGTGGTGTGCGGCATCGTCTGCATCATGATGGTCGCGGCTGCAGCTTACGGCTGCATCTACGCCTCGCTGATGGCCAAGTACCAGCGGGAGCTGAAGAAGAGGCAGCCGCTGATGGGGGACGGCGAGGCAGACGgcgaggacagggaggagaaaCAGATCTCATCTGTGGCTTAG